A stretch of the Pangasianodon hypophthalmus isolate fPanHyp1 chromosome 28, fPanHyp1.pri, whole genome shotgun sequence genome encodes the following:
- the LOC128317622 gene encoding fibropellin-3-like: MPITPSNTLPLECQFGYPPPTFAEQEEEMGVLAAEQMVRRCHRVWRWARTALQAATQRSTCSANRIEGSRCDIDTNECGSSPCQNHGHCVDMVNNYYCNCKPGFSGHRCEEDINECASNPCQNHGICQDLVNSFRCFCLPGYSGPMCNLDVKQCEASSCLHDGVCINKPRGFVCVCQPGYSGMFLFNP, encoded by the exons ATGCCCATAACACCCTCTAACACCCTGCCACTCGAGTGCCAGTTTGGCTACCCTCCACCCACGTTTgctgagcaggaggaggagatgggAGTTCTGGCAGCAGAACAAATGGTGCGCCGGTGTCACAGGGTCTGGCGGTGGGCCAGAACAGCCCTTCAAGCAGCCACCCAGAGAAGCACCTGCTCGGCAAACC GGATTGAGGGATCTCGCTGCGATATTGACACCAACGAGTGTGGCTCTAGCCCATGCCAAAACCACGGCCATTGTGTGGACATGGTCAACAATTACTA ctgtaactgtaaaccTGGATTCTCGGGTCATCGCTGTGAGGAAGACATCAACGAATGTGCATCCAACCCGTGCCAAAACCATGGCATCTGCCAAGACCTAGTGAACAG CTTCCGATGCTTCTGCCTGCCTGGATACAGTGGGCCCATGTGTAATCTGGATGTGAAGCAGTGTGAAGCCTCATCTTGCCTccatgatggtgtgtgtatcaACAAGCCCAggggctttgtgtgtgtgtgccagccTGGATACTCTGGTATGTTTCTTTTTAACCCCTAA